The following are encoded in a window of Roseimaritima ulvae genomic DNA:
- a CDS encoding serine/threonine-protein kinase, giving the protein MTKQISPQLDAARRADWLRRQRLSDVDTPLRVWLSDCRLNDEEILELVCVDILSRTRATRPVDLEAYFTDFPALAEQPEAVLDIIDADICARREHRLLVPSTEYSKRFPALATRIARLIEIDTLETSLDEGTDFSFDEVAEPGKAPAERSPKNAAGQRAEQVGSVDAATAGGEFARYCSVELPADVRITGLLALREDVACLRASSSDSRGVLIKVVSKRRLTDSSLSDRIGDLLERLAKVTHPAWVPPDVIAENASQLVMVRPWVAGTLLTNRYLQNSPPTRNAAPPPPRLGLSPVLRELADLGYALAALHQQGLCHGALHPGNLFRDHDGNLRIVDAGFGFPDVGTQWDWRLPAAPLAGGQTTADDQAGQAFDAASLAKIIASALAPYVWTSEASVDTPLQRFVRWCQASGRAAPPPQCEVSRIADNLLALADGRPLKLPGSTGDARHSWWSRLRGREESDSRG; this is encoded by the coding sequence ATGACGAAGCAAATTAGTCCGCAACTCGATGCGGCTCGTCGCGCCGATTGGCTGCGCCGCCAACGTCTCAGCGATGTCGACACGCCGCTCCGCGTTTGGCTCAGCGACTGTCGATTGAACGACGAAGAAATTCTCGAATTGGTCTGCGTCGATATTCTATCGCGCACCCGAGCCACACGGCCCGTCGATCTGGAAGCCTACTTCACCGACTTCCCCGCTTTGGCCGAACAGCCCGAAGCGGTGCTGGACATCATCGATGCGGACATCTGTGCCCGCCGCGAACATCGCCTGCTCGTTCCCTCAACCGAATACAGCAAACGCTTTCCGGCCTTGGCAACGCGGATCGCCCGGCTGATCGAAATCGACACACTGGAAACCTCCTTAGACGAGGGCACCGACTTTTCCTTCGACGAAGTTGCTGAACCGGGGAAAGCGCCGGCAGAACGCTCGCCAAAAAACGCGGCGGGACAGCGAGCCGAACAGGTGGGCAGCGTCGATGCAGCAACCGCGGGCGGCGAGTTCGCTCGGTACTGCAGTGTGGAGTTGCCGGCGGACGTTCGTATCACCGGACTGCTGGCGCTGCGCGAAGACGTCGCCTGCCTGCGCGCTTCCAGTAGCGACAGCCGGGGCGTCCTCATCAAAGTGGTTTCTAAACGGCGACTGACCGATTCATCGCTCTCTGACCGCATCGGCGATCTGCTGGAACGCTTGGCCAAGGTCACGCATCCGGCCTGGGTTCCCCCCGACGTGATCGCCGAAAACGCTTCGCAATTGGTGATGGTGCGGCCTTGGGTTGCCGGCACCTTGCTTACCAATCGCTACCTGCAAAACTCGCCGCCGACACGAAACGCTGCCCCGCCGCCGCCCCGGTTGGGACTTAGTCCGGTGCTGCGCGAATTGGCCGACTTGGGATATGCCCTGGCCGCCTTGCACCAACAGGGGTTGTGCCACGGCGCCCTGCATCCGGGCAATTTGTTTCGCGATCACGATGGGAACCTGCGAATCGTGGATGCCGGTTTCGGTTTCCCCGACGTCGGCACGCAGTGGGACTGGCGTCTGCCCGCGGCCCCCCTGGCAGGCGGCCAGACGACGGCCGACGATCAGGCAGGGCAGGCTTTCGATGCGGCGTCGCTGGCCAAGATCATCGCATCGGCACTGGCCCCTTACGTGTGGACGAGCGAGGCGTCGGTGGACACGCCGTTGCAGCGATTTGTGCGGTGGTGTCAAGCCAGTGGCCGCGCCGCGCCTCCGCCGCAGTGCGAGGTCAGCCGCATCGCCGACAATCTGCTGGCCCTAGCCGACGGCCGCCCGCTGAAGTTGCCCGGCTCGACCGGCGACGCAAGACATTCCTGGTGGTCGCGTTTGCGCGGCCGCGAGGAATCCGACTCTCGCGGCTGA
- a CDS encoding RNA polymerase sigma factor: MTDLETLTDRLRRGETRALDELWTRFGPDLRRRARTRLRQMGIASQAESMDVCNAVLVDLARQGQIQLERPAEVIHYLLRAIDNQVRDTFRTLSRQRRDFRRNESLPVEEHPLRAMQTTPSQHLLRSEVINRVREELGQQHAPIVDMVLENFSWAEIGERMGIAPDTARMRYRRAIRVVKEAWLAGQESIDDEAN; this comes from the coding sequence TTGACCGACTTGGAGACTCTTACCGACCGGCTTCGTCGAGGCGAGACGCGGGCGCTGGATGAACTGTGGACGCGGTTTGGCCCCGATCTGCGGCGCCGCGCCCGGACCCGCTTGCGGCAGATGGGGATCGCCAGCCAAGCCGAGTCGATGGACGTTTGCAACGCGGTGTTGGTAGACCTGGCCCGACAGGGGCAAATCCAATTGGAACGCCCGGCCGAGGTGATTCACTACCTACTGCGAGCGATCGACAATCAAGTCCGCGACACCTTCCGCACGCTCAGCCGCCAACGCCGCGATTTTCGTCGCAACGAGTCTTTGCCGGTCGAGGAGCATCCGCTGCGAGCCATGCAGACCACGCCCAGCCAGCACTTGCTGCGGAGCGAGGTGATCAACCGCGTGCGCGAGGAACTGGGACAGCAACACGCTCCCATCGTGGATATGGTGCTGGAAAATTTCAGCTGGGCAGAGATCGGAGAACGGATGGGCATCGCGCCGGACACGGCGCGGATGCGTTATCGGCGTGCGATTCGAGTGGTGAAAGAAGCGTGGTTGGCGGGGCAAGAGAGCATCGATGACGAAGCAAATTAG
- a CDS encoding SdrD B-like domain-containing protein → MLAEPLEPRVLMAADPIHVGVVYIETDYLESDADVGSDSQPDRFILSFTGGAEGTELTEFRINTDKAGDGLSIGDPMFDTEQGGRGKRGSHGFEVFKVVSDDAVQVEATVEDGGQELVIHLEGFHAGDRLEFTLDVDEILSNASDLETFNRKLDVINSGQEFEDSILDATFEAPHFETAHADALFLNEFGDPGSQYGLDLPADESDDVDSRPNRTAAAVASATQTPKPISIAGTVWVDSDLDLLRDANEEGLAGVQLTLLQLEPVTGQFVDTGFRATTDGLGRYQFDTDLGLMPGTFRVVQTQPDGYFSVGSVPGFIDGSSVGSSLSADILTGILIPKGDQHAVQYDFAEAAPASVSGFVYRDDSDDGIRDASEPGIGNIRIRLIPENTLGSQATLIQTTDANGFYRFENLSPGQYRIEQIDQPSDLSDGLDTAGTVNGIVVGAANNPGDSIDAVVLAGSQQGLEYNFGELPLGSISGMVYLLGPGEVCDGYDPGVDQPLPGVRIVLQNDLGETITETVTDADGQYRFDQLPKGNYTVVEFTPAGLLDGMAMPGRIGNVTVGDGVGGGRIERLLLTAGAEAVEYDFCEAAPASVSGYVYHDRDDDGQRDSGEEAIADVIIELVDGNGTVVDTTRTAADGSYRFEDVLPGTYSIRETQPDGYYDGIDTAGRVDGQPTGVAENPGDVIGLVALRQGQAGVEYNFGELRPASLSGMVHADTNQNCIADPGEELLSGVVIQLYDRDGNRVAETQTDVNGRYRFENLVPGRYTVIELQPEGYFEGGQMAGSAGGDDSQVNRIADVDLGSGEVAVEYNFCEHPPAEISGVVFADRDEDCVFDANELPIASVRVDLLDGAGQVVATTTTDANGRYTFSHLPAGVYTVRETQPMGYLHGGQRAGSAGGNDSVADIISGIPIGFGDRLTDYNFCELEPSSLSGFVYVDRDADCVFDNDEPPLAGVEVQLLNEAGEIVARTTTDADGNYRFQNLRPGQYSVRELQPAGYFQGGQQVGSGGGIVLGDDHLGQINLGPGQTLVDYNFCELEPSSLGGVVYVDRDADCVRDTDEPPLAGVEVQLLNDAGQIVARTHTNAAGQYRFDNLAPGRYSVREVQPEGYYQGGQMVGDGGGEVLGDDHLGNIDIGPGQTLSHYDFCELEGGSLSGRVWSETDLDQTFDDDDNPIAGVVVELIDANGSVVQRTTTDAAGLYEFTDLAPGVYGIRETQPSGLFHGGQKVGSLGGTVADDDLLTEITVSGGTHGSEYNFPEVPPATISGYVFQDGPALSTGTAPAPEDLRDYRDGIRGTNDKPIGNVRLELRNVLGQPFTADRALPGIYGDGFIQVTTDANGYYEFTGLRPGTYHVYEVQPEDYIDGLDTPGSTGGVAVNPADIPDDIELQFVVQTLSASDATDPGDDAILNVSLTAGGHSSENNFSEIIVLQPPPPLPPIDHPQAEVPQLEAGPLPAYDRVASFAVPLYTPRPAFYDLAYPVSWHLSVINGGAPREDEGQNGMVQKASSQEDTHFDESKHRKGRWSLVTRDGERLELSDAIMLGEEGAVPLSGDFDGDGRDEVAIFVGGQWFVDLNGNGIWDSGDLWISLGTELDRPVVGDWDADGKDDIGIFGREWLRDPQAIANDPGLPAPSNRHYSRPKNLPPVEPEATDGVREMKLSRKPIRADLIDHVFRYGQHHDTPVAGDWNGDAHGTVGVFRAGVWRLDEDGDGRWAGNDREFIFGSPGSKPVVGDWNGDGIDDLGVVEGDLWILDSNGDRKLTAADQRLHIPADHPDAQPIAGDWDGDGRDEPGWYHTGAEPSDEEPPQEEERAA, encoded by the coding sequence ATGCTGGCGGAACCCTTGGAGCCGCGTGTGTTGATGGCGGCCGACCCGATTCACGTGGGCGTCGTCTACATCGAAACGGACTACCTGGAATCCGATGCAGACGTCGGTAGCGATTCCCAGCCCGACCGGTTCATTCTGTCGTTTACCGGCGGCGCCGAAGGCACCGAGTTGACCGAGTTTCGCATCAACACCGATAAGGCCGGCGATGGGCTGTCGATCGGCGACCCGATGTTTGATACCGAACAGGGCGGTCGAGGTAAGCGCGGTAGCCATGGTTTTGAAGTTTTTAAAGTTGTGTCCGACGATGCCGTTCAGGTCGAAGCCACGGTGGAAGACGGCGGCCAGGAACTGGTGATTCATCTGGAGGGTTTTCATGCCGGCGATCGGCTGGAATTCACCCTGGACGTGGATGAAATCCTCAGCAACGCTAGTGACCTGGAAACCTTTAATCGCAAACTGGACGTGATCAATTCCGGGCAGGAGTTTGAAGACTCGATCCTGGACGCAACCTTCGAGGCTCCGCATTTCGAAACGGCACACGCCGACGCGCTGTTCCTGAACGAGTTTGGGGATCCGGGCTCGCAGTACGGTTTGGATTTGCCCGCCGACGAATCGGATGACGTCGATAGCCGGCCCAATCGTACAGCTGCCGCGGTGGCCAGTGCGACCCAGACGCCCAAGCCGATTTCGATCGCCGGTACCGTGTGGGTCGACAGCGATCTGGATTTGCTCCGCGACGCCAATGAAGAAGGCTTGGCGGGCGTGCAGTTGACGCTGTTGCAGTTGGAGCCCGTTACAGGGCAGTTCGTCGATACCGGTTTTCGAGCCACGACCGACGGACTCGGCCGCTACCAGTTCGATACCGATTTGGGATTGATGCCGGGAACGTTCCGCGTCGTGCAAACACAGCCCGATGGATATTTCAGCGTCGGTTCGGTGCCCGGGTTTATCGATGGCAGTTCCGTTGGTTCATCGCTAAGTGCTGACATCCTGACCGGCATTTTGATTCCCAAGGGCGACCAACATGCCGTCCAGTACGACTTCGCCGAAGCCGCTCCCGCCAGCGTTTCCGGGTTCGTTTATCGGGACGACAGCGACGATGGTATCCGCGATGCTTCCGAGCCGGGCATCGGCAATATTCGCATTCGCTTGATCCCGGAAAACACGCTGGGCAGCCAGGCCACGCTGATCCAGACCACCGATGCAAACGGCTTCTATCGTTTCGAAAATTTGTCGCCCGGGCAGTATCGCATCGAACAAATCGACCAACCGAGCGATCTGTCTGACGGCCTGGACACTGCCGGGACGGTCAACGGGATCGTGGTCGGTGCGGCGAACAACCCTGGCGATTCGATCGACGCGGTAGTGCTGGCCGGTAGCCAGCAAGGCCTCGAATATAACTTTGGCGAATTGCCCTTGGGATCGATTTCCGGGATGGTCTATTTGCTGGGCCCGGGCGAAGTCTGTGACGGCTATGATCCGGGCGTCGACCAGCCCCTGCCCGGTGTGCGGATCGTGCTGCAGAACGATCTGGGCGAAACGATCACCGAAACGGTTACCGATGCGGACGGACAGTACCGCTTCGATCAACTGCCCAAGGGAAACTACACGGTCGTTGAATTCACGCCCGCCGGTTTGCTTGATGGCATGGCGATGCCCGGACGGATTGGCAATGTAACGGTTGGCGACGGAGTTGGCGGAGGACGTATCGAGCGACTGTTGCTGACGGCCGGCGCGGAAGCGGTGGAATACGATTTCTGCGAAGCCGCTCCGGCTTCGGTCAGCGGTTACGTGTACCACGACCGGGATGACGACGGTCAACGCGATTCCGGTGAAGAAGCGATCGCGGATGTGATCATTGAATTGGTCGACGGCAACGGTACGGTCGTCGATACGACTCGCACCGCCGCCGATGGGTCTTACCGCTTTGAGGATGTGCTGCCGGGTACCTACAGCATTCGTGAAACTCAGCCCGATGGCTACTATGATGGGATCGATACCGCCGGCCGAGTGGATGGGCAACCGACGGGCGTCGCAGAGAACCCCGGCGATGTGATCGGATTGGTTGCTTTGCGACAGGGGCAAGCCGGCGTCGAGTACAACTTTGGCGAACTCCGCCCCGCCAGTTTGTCGGGCATGGTTCACGCCGATACGAATCAGAACTGCATAGCCGATCCCGGCGAAGAATTGCTCAGCGGCGTCGTCATCCAACTGTACGACCGCGACGGAAATAGGGTTGCCGAAACGCAAACCGACGTGAACGGTCGCTATCGGTTCGAGAATCTGGTGCCCGGTCGCTACACGGTCATCGAACTGCAACCGGAAGGCTATTTCGAAGGCGGACAGATGGCCGGTTCTGCCGGCGGAGATGACTCGCAGGTGAACCGCATCGCCGACGTGGACTTGGGGTCCGGTGAAGTCGCCGTCGAATACAACTTCTGTGAACATCCTCCCGCCGAAATCAGCGGTGTGGTATTTGCCGACCGCGACGAAGACTGCGTGTTCGACGCCAACGAACTGCCGATCGCCAGTGTGCGCGTCGACCTGCTCGACGGTGCCGGGCAAGTGGTGGCCACGACCACCACCGATGCAAACGGTCGTTACACGTTTTCTCATCTTCCCGCAGGTGTCTATACGGTCCGCGAAACGCAACCAATGGGATACCTGCACGGGGGACAACGCGCCGGTTCGGCGGGCGGAAATGATTCCGTGGCCGATATCATTTCAGGCATTCCCATCGGCTTCGGCGATCGACTGACGGACTATAACTTCTGCGAGTTGGAACCGTCCTCGTTGTCCGGATTTGTGTATGTCGACCGCGATGCCGATTGCGTGTTTGACAACGACGAACCGCCCTTGGCCGGTGTGGAAGTTCAGTTGCTAAACGAAGCCGGCGAGATTGTGGCTCGCACGACCACCGACGCGGACGGCAACTATCGCTTCCAAAACCTGCGGCCCGGACAGTACAGCGTCCGCGAACTGCAACCGGCGGGGTATTTCCAGGGTGGGCAGCAGGTCGGCAGCGGCGGCGGTATCGTGCTGGGCGACGACCATCTCGGGCAAATTAATCTCGGTCCCGGCCAAACCTTGGTGGATTACAACTTCTGTGAACTGGAACCCTCGTCGCTGGGCGGTGTGGTCTACGTCGATCGCGACGCAGATTGCGTTCGTGACACGGACGAACCACCATTGGCGGGTGTCGAAGTTCAGTTGTTGAACGATGCAGGGCAGATCGTGGCTCGCACCCACACCAACGCGGCCGGACAGTACCGCTTTGACAACCTGGCACCGGGCCGCTACAGCGTCCGGGAAGTCCAACCGGAAGGCTACTACCAAGGCGGCCAAATGGTCGGCGATGGCGGTGGTGAAGTGTTGGGCGACGACCATCTGGGGAATATCGATATTGGTCCCGGTCAAACGCTTTCTCATTACGACTTCTGCGAATTGGAAGGTGGTTCGTTAAGCGGTCGTGTGTGGAGCGAGACGGATCTGGATCAAACATTCGACGACGATGACAACCCGATCGCCGGGGTAGTGGTCGAACTGATCGATGCCAACGGTTCGGTGGTCCAACGGACCACCACGGACGCCGCCGGTCTTTACGAGTTCACCGATCTGGCACCGGGTGTGTATGGCATCCGCGAAACGCAACCCAGTGGCCTGTTTCACGGCGGACAAAAGGTCGGCTCATTGGGCGGAACCGTGGCGGACGATGACCTATTGACGGAAATTACGGTCAGTGGCGGGACACATGGCAGCGAATACAACTTTCCCGAAGTGCCGCCCGCGACGATCTCCGGTTACGTGTTCCAGGATGGGCCCGCCCTGTCGACGGGCACCGCGCCGGCCCCCGAGGACCTGCGGGATTATCGCGACGGGATTCGCGGGACCAACGACAAGCCGATTGGCAACGTGCGTCTTGAATTGCGGAATGTACTAGGACAACCCTTTACGGCCGATCGAGCACTTCCAGGTATCTACGGCGACGGGTTCATTCAAGTTACCACCGACGCCAACGGCTATTACGAATTCACCGGTCTTCGTCCTGGTACGTACCACGTTTATGAAGTCCAGCCGGAAGACTACATCGACGGTCTGGATACGCCGGGAAGTACGGGAGGCGTGGCCGTCAATCCAGCTGACATTCCCGATGACATCGAACTGCAGTTTGTGGTGCAAACCCTGTCGGCCAGTGATGCCACGGATCCGGGCGACGACGCGATTTTGAATGTGTCTTTAACCGCCGGCGGGCATTCCAGCGAAAACAACTTCAGTGAAATCATCGTCCTGCAGCCACCGCCCCCGCTGCCGCCCATCGATCACCCTCAAGCTGAAGTCCCGCAACTCGAAGCGGGACCGCTGCCGGCGTACGATCGCGTGGCCAGCTTTGCTGTGCCGCTCTACACCCCGCGTCCGGCATTTTACGATTTGGCCTATCCGGTCTCCTGGCACTTGAGTGTTATCAACGGTGGTGCGCCGCGTGAGGACGAAGGACAAAACGGAATGGTCCAAAAAGCCAGCTCGCAAGAGGACACGCACTTCGATGAGAGCAAACATCGCAAGGGACGCTGGTCGTTGGTGACGCGTGATGGAGAACGATTGGAATTGTCCGACGCAATCATGTTGGGCGAGGAAGGCGCGGTGCCGCTAAGCGGTGACTTTGATGGCGATGGTCGTGATGAAGTGGCGATTTTTGTCGGCGGTCAATGGTTCGTCGATTTGAACGGCAACGGGATCTGGGATTCCGGTGACCTATGGATCTCGTTGGGGACCGAACTCGATCGGCCCGTCGTGGGCGACTGGGATGCCGACGGCAAAGACGATATCGGGATTTTCGGTCGCGAATGGCTGCGAGACCCGCAAGCGATCGCCAATGATCCCGGTTTGCCCGCACCGTCAAACCGGCACTACTCACGGCCCAAAAATCTCCCGCCTGTGGAACCGGAAGCGACCGATGGCGTGCGGGAAATGAAGCTCAGTCGCAAGCCGATCCGTGCTGACCTGATCGATCACGTATTCCGTTACGGTCAGCACCATGACACGCCGGTAGCCGGGGATTGGAACGGCGATGCTCACGGCACCGTGGGCGTGTTCCGAGCTGGAGTGTGGCGTCTGGACGAAGACGGAGACGGGCGCTGGGCGGGCAACGACCGCGAATTCATCTTCGGCAGCCCAGGAAGCAAACCGGTTGTCGGCGACTGGAATGGAGACGGCATCGACGACCTGGGCGTGGTCGAGGGAGATCTGTGGATCCTCGATTCCAATGGCGACCGCAAGTTGACCGCTGCCGACCAGCGACTGCACATCCCCGCCGACCATCCCGACGCGCAGCCCATCGCTGGCGACTGGGATGGCGATGGCCGCGACGAGCCCGGTTGGTATCACACCGGCGCTGAACCCAGCGACGAAGAACCGCCGCAAGAAGAGGAACGCGCCGCCTAA
- the der gene encoding ribosome biogenesis GTPase Der, producing MAVPQVVVVGRPNVGKSSLFNWLARRRLAIVDDHEGVTRDRLVTLVEHEERFFELVDTGGMGVVDVDDLTADVRHQIDVAIQSADVIVFVVDIRTGVMPLDEEVGERLRSLDVPVILVANKADNETLDERADEFYKLGRGRLVCVSTQQNRNRDDLLELIIDRLPGGGEERPQADPQMKVTIVGRRNVGKSTFVNTLAKAERVIVSEVAGTTRDSVDVQFELDGQRFMAIDTPGLRKRKSVRTDLEFYSTHRAQRSVRRADVVLMFFDANESVSKVDKQLMGYVMENYKPCVFVINKWDQLVGKVTTDRWVRYLRHQFPTLVYAPIAFITGQTGKNVKQLLNHSQMLYKQARTRVSTGQLNRLVHAAIDQHPPPMYQNRRPKVYYATQVSTEPPTVVLMCNEPKAFANDYRRYLLGVLRDHLPFGEVPIKLYLHRRNRNEETPEGAESR from the coding sequence ATGGCTGTTCCTCAGGTCGTCGTTGTCGGACGCCCCAACGTCGGTAAAAGCAGTCTTTTTAATTGGCTCGCGCGTCGGCGGTTGGCCATCGTGGACGATCACGAGGGTGTCACCCGCGACCGTTTGGTGACCCTGGTCGAACACGAAGAGCGTTTTTTCGAGCTGGTCGATACCGGCGGCATGGGCGTGGTTGACGTGGACGATTTGACGGCCGATGTCCGGCACCAGATCGACGTGGCGATCCAGTCCGCTGACGTGATCGTGTTTGTCGTCGATATCCGCACCGGCGTGATGCCCCTGGACGAAGAGGTCGGAGAACGGCTGCGGAGTCTGGACGTGCCGGTGATTCTGGTGGCCAACAAAGCCGACAACGAAACGCTGGACGAACGCGCCGACGAATTCTACAAACTCGGTCGCGGCCGGTTGGTCTGTGTCAGCACGCAACAAAACCGCAATCGCGATGACCTGCTGGAATTGATCATCGATCGCCTGCCCGGCGGTGGTGAAGAACGACCGCAGGCCGATCCGCAAATGAAAGTCACGATCGTGGGACGCCGCAACGTCGGCAAGAGCACGTTCGTCAACACGCTGGCCAAAGCCGAACGGGTGATCGTCAGCGAAGTTGCCGGCACCACCCGCGACAGCGTCGACGTGCAGTTCGAACTGGACGGCCAACGTTTCATGGCGATCGACACACCGGGACTGCGGAAACGCAAAAGTGTCCGCACGGACTTGGAGTTCTACAGCACGCACCGCGCTCAACGTTCGGTACGCCGCGCCGATGTGGTCCTGATGTTTTTTGACGCTAACGAATCGGTTAGCAAAGTCGACAAACAGCTGATGGGCTACGTGATGGAAAACTACAAACCCTGTGTGTTTGTGATCAATAAATGGGATCAGTTGGTTGGCAAGGTCACCACGGATCGCTGGGTTCGCTATCTGCGACATCAGTTCCCCACTTTGGTCTACGCGCCGATCGCCTTTATCACCGGGCAGACGGGCAAGAACGTCAAACAATTGCTGAATCACTCGCAGATGTTGTACAAGCAAGCCCGCACGCGGGTCTCCACAGGGCAACTGAACCGCTTGGTCCACGCCGCGATCGACCAGCATCCGCCACCGATGTACCAGAATCGTCGCCCCAAGGTGTATTACGCAACCCAGGTTTCGACCGAACCGCCGACGGTGGTGTTGATGTGCAACGAACCCAAAGCCTTCGCCAACGATTACCGGCGATACCTGCTGGGCGTGTTGCGAGACCATCTGCCGTTTGGCGAAGTGCCGATCAAGTTGTACCTGCACCGCCGCAACCGCAACGAAGAAACCCCCGAAGGCGCCGAATCACGCTAG
- the arsC gene encoding arsenate reductase (glutaredoxin) (This arsenate reductase requires both glutathione and glutaredoxin to convert arsenate to arsenite, after which the efflux transporter formed by ArsA and ArsB can extrude the arsenite from the cell, providing resistance.), with the protein MTTIFHNPRCSKSRAAVALLESRGIDFEVVKYLEQPPSEKELRRIVKLLGIKPEQLVRKGEKLYKELALGEQTLSDKQWIATLAAHPKLIERPIVVHGDRAAIGRPTENIEELLDS; encoded by the coding sequence ATGACGACCATTTTTCACAATCCCCGCTGCTCCAAATCACGAGCCGCCGTGGCGCTACTGGAATCCCGCGGCATCGACTTCGAGGTGGTTAAGTATCTGGAGCAACCGCCCAGCGAAAAGGAACTGCGGCGGATCGTCAAACTGTTGGGCATCAAACCCGAGCAGTTGGTTCGCAAGGGCGAGAAGTTATACAAGGAGCTGGCCCTGGGCGAGCAGACGCTGTCCGACAAACAGTGGATCGCCACCCTGGCAGCGCATCCGAAGCTGATCGAACGACCGATCGTGGTGCACGGCGACCGAGCTGCGATCGGCCGCCCCACGGAAAACATCGAGGAGTTGTTGGACAGCTAG
- a CDS encoding WD40 repeat domain-containing protein, producing MLQKAILSPLLLIFSVSAAFAQVPPAAEVLRLKPQDGHPSSPVITALAIDPEGEFLAAAGDDHLIRIIDLATFSEQYVLRQHYGWVRTLDFRSDGRRLVSAGNDGQVVVWDRKNDWQIKQSMPDAPPMACVRFSPVGGILAAVGFDPQLFLLQPGTTRRPVLECGCNDLRTVAFSDDMRLVVAAGRSGDAHLFDPGTGQPAGHFELHDGRIRDLIFMPGSDLMVSVSEDRKVVVFDSLGGEVLHSIPVPGCKLFTVAALDSTRVAVGGADNLVRIVDISRGTILHSLPGHTGSIAVLKANGKYLFSGGFDATIRRWPLQAILQQPRTVQRPDETPSPKR from the coding sequence GTGTTGCAAAAAGCTATTCTGTCGCCGTTGTTGCTGATTTTCAGCGTTTCGGCCGCCTTCGCCCAGGTTCCGCCTGCCGCTGAAGTGCTGCGTCTGAAACCGCAAGACGGCCACCCGTCATCGCCGGTGATTACGGCGTTGGCGATCGATCCGGAGGGCGAGTTTCTGGCAGCTGCCGGAGATGACCACCTGATTCGCATCATCGATTTGGCGACTTTCAGCGAACAATATGTGCTGCGGCAACACTATGGTTGGGTTCGAACCCTGGATTTTCGCAGCGACGGCCGTCGTTTAGTTTCCGCGGGCAATGACGGCCAAGTCGTCGTTTGGGACCGCAAAAACGATTGGCAGATCAAGCAAAGCATGCCGGATGCACCGCCCATGGCGTGCGTCCGTTTTTCGCCCGTCGGTGGAATCCTGGCGGCGGTTGGTTTTGATCCGCAGTTGTTCTTGCTGCAGCCCGGCACCACCCGGCGCCCCGTGCTGGAATGCGGCTGCAACGATCTGCGAACGGTGGCGTTTAGCGATGACATGCGATTGGTGGTCGCCGCGGGACGCTCGGGCGATGCACACCTGTTTGATCCCGGTACCGGACAGCCGGCGGGGCATTTTGAATTGCACGACGGTCGTATCCGGGACCTAATTTTTATGCCCGGTTCGGACCTAATGGTGTCCGTGTCGGAGGATCGCAAGGTGGTGGTGTTCGATTCGCTCGGTGGAGAGGTGCTGCACTCGATTCCCGTGCCGGGATGCAAGCTGTTTACCGTCGCCGCCCTCGATTCGACTCGCGTCGCCGTTGGTGGGGCCGATAATTTGGTCCGTATCGTCGATATCAGTCGCGGCACGATCCTGCATTCGTTGCCCGGGCACACCGGTTCGATTGCGGTTCTAAAAGCCAACGGCAAATATTTATTCTCGGGCGGTTTTGACGCGACGATCCGGCGTTGGCCTTTGCAGGCGATTCTGCAACAACCTCGCACGGTGCAAAGACCCGACGAAACGCCGTCGCCTAAACGTTAA